A genomic window from Salvelinus alpinus chromosome 10, SLU_Salpinus.1, whole genome shotgun sequence includes:
- the LOC139532747 gene encoding transmembrane protein 47-like: MSSSVSETEEVRVSALTPLKLVGLVCVFLALCLDVGAVMSPAWVTADDQYCFSLWEACWKAASSEIWQCNSTLESDWQIATLSLLLGGAALVLLSFLVVLLSVCIGSRRRFNRPVAVMLFAAVVLQGCSLVLYPIKFTETISMSIYHEFNWGYGLAWGATIFSFGGGILYCLNPKNYEDYY; encoded by the exons ATGTCTTCATCTGTTAGCGAGACAGAGGAGGTGCGCGTCTCGGCGCTGACGCCTTTGAAGTTGGTGGGACTGGTGTGCGTGTTCCTGGCGCTGTGCTTGGACGTTGGAGCCGTGATGAGCCCGGCATGGGTGACCGCTGACGACCAGTACTGCTTCTCACTGTGGGAGGCGTGCTGGAAAGCAGCTTCGTCTGAGATCTGGCAGTGCAACAGCACGCTGGAGTCAG ACTGGCAGATCGCCACCCTGTCCTTGTTGCTAGGCGGAGCTGCTCTGGTCCTGCTCTCCTTCCTGGTGGTCCTGTTGTCCGTGTGTATCGGCTCTCGGAGACGCTTCAACAGACCGGTCGCTGTCATGCTGTTCGCTgcag TGGTGTTGCAGGGCTGCAGTCTGGTCCTCTACCCCATCAAGTTCACTGAGACCATCAGCATGAGCATATACCACGAGTTCAACTGGGGTTACGGCCTGGCCTGGGGCGCTACCATTTTCTCCTTCGGCGGGGGGATCCTCTACTGCCTCAACCCTAAGAACTATGAAGACTACTACTGA